The Geoglobus acetivorans genome window below encodes:
- a CDS encoding M20/M25/M40 family metallo-hydrolase has product MDTVEILKDLIEIDTRNPPGNTEGAVEYLQNLFSSYSTRIYGKDGKLNIVVEISKGDPEFLFTSHLDTVPSDDSLLKPVIEGGRVYGRGSCDAKGCVASIISAFLDHEPESGVKLAFTADEEIGGKLGLGEVMKHEEPDFVIIGEPFGSDRIGIAQAAVVALKIVVHGESGHTAMADVKKGAVYRASEIITETVDRFEKIRGDRKKFFDEISRIGLEVEFRGSGDAVFNPSVVRAGIKRNVVPDRCEIDADIRVAPWIDVSSLRDEFQYEGTDFFVTGFLRPFGYMLDGVNPDLDRQLVNLISGAIRREGMVPKAVVTLGVGDIRHVRNRGIPAFYLGPRGENLHSDGEFVYIDELYTASRIYRNIANLSGK; this is encoded by the coding sequence ATGGACACAGTTGAGATTCTGAAGGATCTGATAGAGATTGACACGCGAAACCCTCCCGGCAATACGGAGGGGGCCGTGGAGTACCTTCAAAACCTTTTTTCGAGTTACAGCACGAGGATTTACGGTAAGGACGGAAAGCTCAACATTGTTGTTGAGATATCCAAAGGAGACCCAGAATTCCTGTTCACGTCTCATCTGGACACCGTCCCCTCAGATGACTCGCTCTTAAAACCCGTCATTGAGGGTGGAAGGGTCTACGGACGGGGAAGCTGCGATGCGAAGGGATGTGTTGCCTCCATAATCTCTGCGTTTCTGGATCATGAGCCCGAATCTGGGGTAAAACTGGCCTTCACGGCTGATGAGGAGATTGGGGGGAAGCTTGGCTTGGGAGAGGTGATGAAGCACGAGGAGCCCGACTTCGTAATCATTGGCGAACCTTTCGGCTCTGACAGAATAGGCATAGCTCAGGCTGCGGTTGTTGCTCTGAAAATCGTGGTTCACGGAGAGAGCGGACACACTGCAATGGCCGATGTTAAGAAAGGAGCGGTTTACAGAGCATCGGAAATCATAACCGAAACGGTAGATCGATTCGAGAAAATCAGGGGAGATAGAAAAAAGTTTTTTGACGAAATTTCCAGAATCGGCCTTGAGGTGGAGTTCAGGGGTAGCGGCGATGCGGTTTTCAATCCGTCTGTTGTGAGGGCCGGCATAAAGCGCAATGTCGTTCCCGATCGCTGTGAGATTGATGCCGACATCCGGGTGGCTCCCTGGATAGACGTGAGCAGCCTTAGGGATGAATTTCAGTATGAGGGCACGGACTTCTTCGTAACCGGATTTCTCAGGCCTTTTGGCTACATGCTCGACGGAGTGAATCCCGACCTTGACAGACAGCTTGTAAACCTGATAAGCGGTGCGATCAGGCGGGAGGGAATGGTTCCCAAGGCCGTTGTAACTCTCGGAGTTGGGGACATAAGGCATGTGAGAAATAGAGGCATTCCAGCGTTTTATCTCGGTCCCAGGGGCGAAAATCTTCATTCCGACGGCGAGTTTGTGTACATCGACGAGCTGTACACTGCATCAAGAATATACCGGAACATTGCTAATCTTTCAGGAAAATAA
- a CDS encoding NifB/NifX family molybdenum-iron cluster-binding protein, whose amino-acid sequence MKVAIPTDDGTLVSEHFGRARYFYITDGKNAKLAENPHREHAGRHEKHRRKHELVNLLVGEGVEVVYALHVGEGMRRNLGEAGIKIETVKERDIEKLLHGHS is encoded by the coding sequence ATGAAGGTCGCAATCCCGACAGATGATGGAACGCTTGTTTCGGAACACTTCGGAAGGGCGAGGTATTTTTACATCACTGACGGAAAGAATGCAAAGCTGGCTGAAAACCCTCACAGAGAGCATGCAGGCAGACATGAAAAACACAGGCGAAAACACGAGCTTGTAAATCTTCTCGTGGGGGAAGGTGTTGAGGTAGTCTATGCACTCCATGTCGGGGAGGGGATGCGGAGAAATCTGGGAGAGGCGGGCATAAAAATAGAAACTGTTAAAGAGAGGGATATCGAGAAACTACTGCATGGACACAGTTGA
- a CDS encoding EamA family transporter: protein MDSERKYVLALLGTVVVWAASFIFVKISLGEIGPFNLALYRFLMAAPVLYIIMKLSGKIVPVSKRDLPGLVFLALTGVTLLYAVQFLALVYTTATNSSILINTSAIFVSVLSFTVGERLTGRKFLALILAFSGVVLTASKGNLDFIHAETLKGDLLMIFDGFLWALYTLAGKRLLEKYNPETLTVYAFAIGAVLLLPFAYVEGMANPVAFSTMTWVSITFLALFCSVFGYVVWYSALSAMEATKVAVFVYLIPLFTAVMAYFTIGEDIGLFTVLGGIHIVLGVYLVERS from the coding sequence GTGGATTCAGAGAGAAAGTACGTTCTGGCTCTGCTCGGAACAGTTGTCGTCTGGGCTGCCTCGTTCATCTTCGTCAAGATAAGTCTCGGGGAGATTGGTCCTTTCAACCTCGCACTCTACAGGTTCCTGATGGCGGCTCCGGTGCTGTACATAATTATGAAGCTCTCCGGCAAGATCGTCCCTGTCTCAAAGAGGGACCTTCCGGGACTGGTTTTTCTTGCTCTGACTGGAGTTACACTGCTTTACGCCGTGCAGTTTCTCGCTCTCGTTTACACCACCGCAACCAACTCGTCCATCCTGATCAACACGTCCGCAATATTTGTTTCCGTTCTCTCGTTCACTGTCGGCGAAAGACTCACGGGCAGAAAGTTCCTGGCTCTGATCCTCGCGTTTTCAGGCGTTGTGCTTACGGCATCAAAGGGCAATCTGGACTTCATTCATGCCGAAACTCTGAAAGGAGATCTGCTGATGATTTTCGACGGCTTTCTGTGGGCGCTGTACACCCTCGCCGGAAAAAGACTCCTTGAGAAATACAATCCGGAAACCCTCACTGTCTATGCCTTCGCCATCGGAGCGGTTCTGCTCCTCCCCTTTGCGTATGTGGAAGGCATGGCCAATCCAGTCGCATTTTCCACGATGACCTGGGTCTCCATTACCTTCCTGGCCCTGTTCTGCTCGGTTTTTGGCTATGTTGTGTGGTATTCCGCTCTCTCAGCCATGGAGGCGACGAAAGTTGCGGTTTTTGTATACCTGATACCTCTTTTTACAGCGGTGATGGCGTATTTCACCATTGGAGAAGATATCGGGCTGTTCACGGTTCTCGGTGGAATCCATATAGTCCTGGGAGTGTATCTTGTCGAGAGGTCTTAG
- a CDS encoding Fic family protein, protein MAKLEIKIIRGHKYVYIKDKVRVNDKYLSVTVYVGRLEKTTTEQFIKKLGEYQIAKLNIFTDFWLKKKRSYLDDDKALNLEELHYSYRLFGEHYPDEMKRYEQSVFARYVQGTTAIEGNTITLRQAEELLEHNITPAGKSVREVYEILNFRKLRDFLEEYEGDVSERLIKKMHSIIMENLLESPGEYRKIQVLIEKAEHEPPPAFEVPELMRELVEWYRKNRRSMHPFELAVLLHTKFVTIHPFVDGNGRVARALMNFVLERNGYPTLYLGLEDRAMYLDAVAEGDKENYQPVIDFMYKVYVNQHRMILNEIYGKIKNGEIRAFPEMDELLKQFMKLKLKG, encoded by the coding sequence ATGGCAAAACTGGAGATTAAGATCATCAGGGGCCACAAATATGTTTACATCAAAGATAAGGTTAGGGTTAACGATAAATACCTATCTGTTACCGTATACGTTGGCAGATTGGAGAAAACAACCACAGAACAGTTCATCAAAAAATTGGGTGAATATCAGATAGCTAAGTTAAACATCTTCACGGACTTCTGGCTGAAAAAGAAGCGTTCGTATCTCGATGATGACAAAGCACTCAATTTAGAGGAACTTCACTACAGCTACAGGCTATTTGGAGAGCACTATCCAGACGAGATGAAGAGATATGAGCAATCTGTCTTCGCAAGATATGTGCAGGGAACAACGGCAATTGAGGGCAACACCATAACTCTAAGGCAGGCTGAAGAGCTGCTTGAGCACAACATAACTCCTGCTGGCAAGTCTGTCAGAGAGGTCTATGAAATATTGAATTTCAGAAAACTGAGAGATTTCTTGGAAGAATATGAGGGAGACGTATCCGAGAGACTCATTAAAAAGATGCATTCCATAATCATGGAAAATTTGCTCGAATCTCCCGGAGAATACAGGAAAATTCAGGTTCTGATAGAGAAAGCTGAGCATGAGCCTCCACCAGCTTTTGAGGTTCCGGAACTCATGAGGGAGCTTGTGGAGTGGTACAGAAAAAACAGGCGATCAATGCACCCATTCGAGCTTGCCGTACTGCTTCACACGAAGTTCGTAACCATACATCCTTTCGTGGACGGTAACGGCAGGGTTGCGAGAGCGTTGATGAACTTCGTGCTGGAGAGAAATGGTTATCCAACACTCTATCTCGGCTTGGAGGATAGAGCGATGTATCTGGATGCTGTGGCGGAGGGTGATAAGGAAAATTATCAGCCAGTAATTGATTTCATGTATAAAGTTTACGTCAATCAACACAGGATGATTCTGAATGAAATTTACGGTAAAATAAAGAATGGGGAGATCAGGGCATTTCCGGAGATGGATGAATTGCTCAAACAATTTATGAAGTTGAAGCTTAAGGGCTAA
- a CDS encoding 3-isopropylmalate dehydratase small subunit: MKLRGRAWKFGDDISTDHITPGRYYHLRSNMPELAKHVMEDADPNFPSKMKPGDFIVAGKNFGMGSSREHAPLAIKIAGISAVIAKSFARIFYRNAINVGLPVLIADTDQIDSEDDLEVDLSTGIIRNLTKDIEIQAKPLPEIMIRILDEGGLVDYVRKYGDIVV; encoded by the coding sequence ATGAAATTAAGAGGGCGAGCCTGGAAGTTTGGAGATGATATTTCGACTGACCACATCACACCCGGCCGGTACTATCATTTGAGGAGCAACATGCCGGAGCTTGCCAAGCACGTTATGGAGGATGCTGACCCTAATTTTCCATCGAAGATGAAGCCCGGAGATTTTATAGTTGCCGGAAAGAATTTTGGGATGGGCAGCAGCAGGGAACACGCTCCTCTTGCAATCAAGATTGCCGGAATTTCGGCGGTAATTGCCAAATCCTTTGCAAGAATATTTTACCGCAATGCAATAAATGTTGGCCTCCCTGTGCTGATTGCCGATACTGACCAGATTGACTCCGAGGATGACCTTGAGGTTGATCTCTCGACAGGTATTATCAGAAACCTGACAAAGGACATTGAGATTCAGGCGAAACCGCTTCCGGAAATCATGATACGGATTCTGGACGAGGGTGGGCTCGTGGATTATGTCAGGAAGTACGGTGATATCGTAGTATGA
- a CDS encoding IS481 family transposase: protein MRKLTNKKIKWIIKQLNKGTPVKEIAAVMRVTPRRIYQIKKQYEETGKIPELKQPGREPKLIPKETEQVILQTYNKYRLSPVLLEKLIERDYNIHIPHNTIYKVLLKHGLVEGNMNKKKRRKWVRFERTHSMSLWQGDWKRLGEEWIIAFMDDDSRFITCYGVFDSATTENTIKVLREGFAEYGIPDEILTDHGTQFVAAKSREKAKHRFKEFLKENGVKHIVARVNHPQTNGKIERFFGLMEQKLSLFNSVEEFVYWYNHVKPHMSLNFDELETPYQAFLRKLPAERVFEFSGRWLFEE from the coding sequence GTGAGAAAACTAACGAACAAGAAAATCAAATGGATCATCAAGCAGCTCAACAAGGGAACTCCAGTCAAAGAAATAGCGGCTGTAATGAGAGTAACACCAAGAAGAATTTACCAGATCAAGAAGCAATACGAAGAAACAGGCAAGATACCAGAATTAAAACAACCGGGAAGGGAACCAAAGCTAATACCCAAAGAGACAGAACAAGTAATCCTGCAAACCTACAACAAATATAGACTCAGCCCGGTACTGCTGGAAAAGCTGATAGAAAGAGATTACAATATCCACATCCCTCACAACACCATATACAAAGTTTTACTCAAACACGGTTTGGTAGAGGGGAACATGAACAAGAAGAAGAGGAGGAAATGGGTTCGATTTGAAAGAACTCATTCCATGAGTCTGTGGCAGGGAGACTGGAAAAGGCTTGGAGAAGAGTGGATAATAGCCTTCATGGATGATGATTCTCGCTTCATAACCTGCTACGGTGTTTTTGATTCAGCAACTACAGAGAACACGATTAAGGTACTCAGAGAAGGATTCGCTGAATATGGCATTCCAGATGAAATTCTTACCGATCACGGAACCCAATTTGTTGCTGCAAAAAGCAGAGAGAAAGCTAAGCACAGGTTTAAAGAATTCCTGAAGGAGAATGGAGTTAAGCACATTGTTGCCAGAGTAAACCACCCTCAAACCAACGGGAAGATAGAGAGGTTCTTTGGCCTGATGGAGCAGAAGCTAAGCTTGTTTAATTCTGTTGAGGAATTTGTTTACTGGTACAATCACGTGAAGCCTCACATGAGCCTGAATTTTGATGAGCTTGAGACTCCTTATCAGGCGTTTCTGAGAAAGTTGCCTGCCGAAAGGGTGTTCGAGTTTAGCGGGAGGTGGTTGTTTGAAGAGTGA
- a CDS encoding adenylosuccinate synthetase — translation MSATIVVGGFWGDEGKGKIIAHIAHSDKPKVIARGGVGPNAGHTVEFDGKSFGIRMIPSGFVYGDAKLLIGAGVLVNPEVFLNEVKMLNVEERARIDYRCAIIEPKHIEADKSSEHLAGKIGSTGSGCGPANADRVMRVARLAKDVVELQPFLTDVPLEVNETIDSGEFVLIEGSQGFALSLYYGTYPYVTSKDVSASSIAADVGVGPTKIDDVVVVFKTFPTRVGSGPFPTEMSQEEAESLGIVEYGTVTGRRRRVGWWDPELARYSAMINGATQIAITGIDRLDKECYGVTEWGKLTPKAKEFVERVEDDTGVPVTLISTGPSLEQIIDLRDERL, via the coding sequence ATGTCTGCTACAATTGTCGTTGGTGGATTCTGGGGTGACGAAGGAAAGGGAAAGATAATAGCGCACATTGCACACTCCGATAAACCGAAAGTAATTGCAAGAGGTGGTGTAGGGCCAAATGCAGGGCATACAGTGGAATTCGATGGAAAGTCGTTCGGTATTCGAATGATCCCTTCCGGCTTCGTTTACGGTGATGCGAAGCTCCTGATCGGAGCTGGAGTTCTCGTCAATCCAGAAGTTTTTCTGAACGAGGTTAAAATGCTCAATGTGGAGGAGCGGGCAAGAATCGATTACAGGTGTGCAATCATCGAGCCAAAGCACATTGAAGCTGACAAAAGCTCGGAACACCTTGCAGGCAAAATAGGAAGCACGGGGAGCGGATGTGGGCCGGCAAACGCAGACAGAGTGATGAGGGTCGCCAGACTTGCAAAGGACGTTGTGGAGCTCCAGCCATTCCTTACCGACGTTCCCCTCGAGGTAAATGAGACGATTGACAGCGGAGAGTTCGTCCTGATAGAGGGTTCTCAGGGTTTTGCCCTAAGCCTTTACTACGGAACCTACCCATACGTAACATCCAAGGACGTTTCGGCATCGTCAATAGCCGCAGACGTTGGAGTCGGGCCAACGAAGATAGACGATGTGGTCGTCGTTTTCAAAACATTCCCTACAAGGGTCGGTTCAGGTCCATTCCCGACAGAGATGAGCCAGGAGGAGGCAGAAAGCCTCGGAATAGTGGAGTACGGGACAGTCACGGGCAGGAGGAGAAGGGTCGGATGGTGGGACCCGGAGCTTGCGAGATACTCGGCCATGATCAACGGAGCGACGCAGATTGCCATAACCGGAATTGACAGACTCGACAAGGAGTGCTATGGGGTGACCGAGTGGGGAAAACTGACACCAAAGGCAAAGGAGTTTGTTGAAAGAGTTGAGGATGACACGGGCGTTCCCGTTACACTCATTTCAACCGGCCCATCTCTCGAACAGATAATTGATCTGAGAGATGAAAGACTCTGA
- a CDS encoding methytransferase partner Trm112, whose amino-acid sequence MRRKLLEILACPVCKGDLDVEVEEENEEEIVWGRLICKSCGAEYPIEDGIPNMLPPELRETV is encoded by the coding sequence ATGAGGAGGAAACTTCTTGAAATTCTCGCATGCCCTGTTTGCAAAGGAGATCTTGACGTGGAAGTCGAGGAGGAGAACGAAGAAGAGATAGTGTGGGGACGATTGATCTGCAAGTCCTGTGGGGCTGAATATCCGATTGAGGATGGGATACCAAACATGCTTCCCCCTGAACTGAGGGAGACGGTATGA